caaggatgtaacgtaacaaaaaatggaaaaagtcaaggggtctgaacactttgcGAAGCCATTGTATTCTCCAGACTTGTATACACAAAGTTGTTGATATTTTATAAAATGTTGATTCTagataacattttatttggaataatgcaccaaaaatgctgattacGTACATGTCTTTAGTATTTTAAAGATTACAAAAGTAAATATCCCCAATCTGCTCTTTACACGTCCGGTCCTGGAATGTCATAACAAAATTAAACAAAAATATTTAGGCTGACTTCATCCAGTGTCCAAGAAAATGTATTTGCGGTATATACAAATATGTGCATATTTAATTAGATGGTTACTAATTTGCATATTTTAATACAATATTAGGTGGGAAATTACCCTATTAGGGTGTGGTGACAAATATTTGGTGATCTTTAATTCATTGGCACATTATTGTCTACCAATTCTTATTTTAAAACAAAAGTTCAGACCCCACGCGACACTATCTTGTACATTGGGCTACAGACAAGACAATGCTACCCTTTTACATAATCTAAATGTCTGTCTGATCATAGGTAGTCTGTGTGACGTCATTGTCACCATGGCCTGGAGTACCAACAGCACCAAACTGGACAACATCACCTTGTCCCTGTTCCAGAATGTGACAGCCAGCACAGCTATCTCCATCATCTACATCGTGGTCACCGTCATCAACCTGACAGGAAATGGCCTCTCCATGTGGCTTCTCCTCTTCCGTACCTCTCCCAAAACTCCCTCCATCATCTTCATGATAAACCTGACCCTGACTGACCTGGTCTTGGGCCTCGTCCTGCCCTTCCAGATCAAGTATCAGATGCAGGGGCATAATTGGAGCCTGGGCCCGGGCATATGCaggtatttttgtttatttttttaatcatcaTTTATTTATCCTGATCAGTCTCATTGAGAAATATGTCTTTCTTTTGTCACAGATGAATAACGATTAAATATTCTGATCTTCCACAGGCTCCTGACCCTGGTTTTCTTTGCCAACATGTACTGCTCAATTCTAACTATGACCGCCATCAGTGGAGACCGCTACCTGGGCATCTGTTGGCCCATGCTCTTCCGTGAGACCAGGGAAAGGAAGTCATTCGCTGTTATTTGCTGTTTCGCCATGTGGACAGTCGTCCTATCTGTCCTGTACCCATTAATGACAACCGACCTGACGTTCTACGTTCCAGAACTCGGGATCACCACCTGCTTTGACGTTCTGAAGAGGGACATGCTTCCATCAATGGAGGCCTGGGCTGCTTTCCTCCTTACCCTGTttgtcatcctcttcctcatcccgtTCTGCATCACTGTATTCTGCTACGTCGGCATCATCCGCAAGCTGGCCCGAGTTTCCAAGACCAACCAGAAAGAGAAAGCTATCCGTCTTGCTGTCACCGTCCTAACGGTCTTCACACTTTGCTTTGCTCCCAACAACATCCTCCTCCTGGCTCACACCATCCGGAGGCTCTTCTACGGGGACTCCCTCTACATGGCCTACAAGCTGACTCTCTCCCTCAGTTGCCTCAACAGCTGCCTCGACCCCTTCATCTACTACTTTGCCTCTAGGGAGTTCCGTCAAAAGCTAAGGCAGATGCTAAGGCTGAGAACACTGAGCAGTCTGGACACAGGGAAGACAGACCCGCACCGAGAGAGCCTGTACTCTGCCCAGTATGTGTCTGGGGGACAGGGCGGAGAAAACGCCAGAGTTTCTGTTAAACAACACTGTTAAAAAACTTTGCCTGtaaagtggagagagagggcagatgACAACCAAGATGGCATGTCGCAATATCTCGTGTTGGGTCAAATGACATTTCAAAATCATTTCACAGGATGGAATGTTTTTGTGTGCTGTATATAGATCCAGTAACAAACCAGGGCAGATGGTGCTTCTGCATTTCCAAAGtttgggctctattcaatccgatCTGCTTTTGCCGACATCGGCATAGCTGTTGTTCTGATGCTGTCAGAGGTGGAACTGAGTTAGAGCTAtcaaatccacaagtggctccTGGCAGTATACCTAAAGAGGACATTGCAAGTGATTTCGCATTAACATTGAAAGTGATTTCGCATGAACAGAAATCACTTGCAGCCTTGTTTACGAgtttgaacactggaatgtgagatgtaatctacacctggTTTAAGATGATAGAAATACTCATAATTTAGTTGAATGATTTTTCAATTTGAAAGTAATTATTTATATAAAGCCTACACTTGCTCTGAACATCTAACGCAAGTAGGGCAGGTCTGGCTTTCCTGACAATGATTGCAAGAGCCGCTGCTCActgatttgacagctccaatGCAGTTCCACCTCCTACACTGCCAAAACCTCGGCTTAATATTATTGAATCTTGGCCTTAGTAAAAAAGGGTTATTTATTTTGTGAAGGAATGCTGCAACTTGCATAAAGATAGGAATAAGATAGTGTGGTTAATTGAGAGCATGTGCTCTCTGCCTCCTGCCAATTCGGGCAAATTCATTATTTCATTGTGTGAATTATTAAGTATACCCTTTGTTTGTTCAATGTTTATTGATTCCCCGCTAATTATATCACCAGTAATGCATTTACTGTTAATCACCATCATTTCCCAGTAATCTAGACCGTTATGGTGTGGTTACATCGCTAATCTTTGTTTTTTCCTGAAATATATATGCATATGAATTTACCGTTCTAACTCTGAGTGGACACATTGTTTTCAGATCTCACAAACTATGCTACACTTGTCAGAAAtacgttttggtttatttcattcgaTTTAGGAGTTTACAGTCATTTTCCCCAATGTCGTTAGTTTGGAGCGCTCAAAGTTTGCATTTGTCTGGTTTCTTTGTCCTTTCTAATGTTGAGAGCACACACACATCTGAGCATGGATGGAAAGAGGGCTATATGGCCTCTGTGTTATGATTGAGGTCAAAACTGTGTGAGTTGAAAGAAAATGATGAAGTGTTCAATTTAGAAACTGTGATTAAATGTTATACTCAAGCCTTGATGGATATAGAAATGATCTTTGCAAGTGCATATGTATCTTTTTGAAGTCCTGTGATTCAGATTCGTTTTGGGTTCATAGCACGGCCGAGAGTACTTACCACCAGTCTAAACAGTGTGCCCGCTGTAATTTGCAAACCCATTTGGCAGTCAGACGCCCACCGGCGgggtggtccctaaaacacacCACGCAGTCAGCGAACGGCAGACCATAATTCGGTGGATGTGTTTTCACCTTTAAGGGAAGGCTGTGTAGTCTTGCCCTACCTTTGAATGTTCAGATATGACAAGTTAAGCCTGATTCCTAGGTTATGTATTTTGGCTGTTGCCAGTGTATAATATATATTGAAAATCTAAACTACAATATCTATAAAACAACTGGCTGTAACTAAACCACTCC
The Salvelinus fontinalis isolate EN_2023a chromosome 23, ASM2944872v1, whole genome shotgun sequence genome window above contains:
- the LOC129821412 gene encoding P2Y purinoceptor 8-like gives rise to the protein MAWSTNSTKLDNITLSLFQNVTASTAISIIYIVVTVINLTGNGLSMWLLLFRTSPKTPSIIFMINLTLTDLVLGLVLPFQIKYQMQGHNWSLGPGICRLLTLVFFANMYCSILTMTAISGDRYLGICWPMLFRETRERKSFAVICCFAMWTVVLSVLYPLMTTDLTFYVPELGITTCFDVLKRDMLPSMEAWAAFLLTLFVILFLIPFCITVFCYVGIIRKLARVSKTNQKEKAIRLAVTVLTVFTLCFAPNNILLLAHTIRRLFYGDSLYMAYKLTLSLSCLNSCLDPFIYYFASREFRQKLRQMLRLRTLSSLDTGKTDPHRESLYSAQYVSGGQGGENARVSVKQHC